One part of the Oncorhynchus kisutch isolate 150728-3 linkage group LG22, Okis_V2, whole genome shotgun sequence genome encodes these proteins:
- the LOC109867797 gene encoding solute carrier family 45 member 3-like, which produces MSGWRSQWHLVLLNSLTCGLEICVAAGITYVPPLLLEAGVEEQYMTMVLGIGPVLGLIFIPLIGSASDHCNSSYGRRRPFIWLLSLGVLLALLIIPHADLLAAYFSWGGCALQVAFLILGVGLLDFCGQVCFTPLEALLSDLYRNEEDCNQAFAMFSFMVSLGGCVGYLLPALDWSRGLLSVYLGGQAECLFFMLILIFVTSVLITMRVSEEPPCTAALEPGPLLEAGRCGVPRSCCYLPKSVPLLCLLRTCWSMTPAIYRSYCHVPRVMRQLCMAQLCSWMAVMSFMLFYTDFMGEGLYEGMPSAAPGTASRQRYEDGIRMGSLGLFFQCATSTVFSLLMSRLVCHFGSRRVYLSSMVSFTISALVICMSKSVVLVSLMSALTGFAYATLQTLPYTLTCHYHKEMEVYMPNKKTKNMLKNGIAVKRDSITHLTAMDEEGGLTHKLGDTNGHAIFSQEDSDYYLPPHGQNGSSLSATAPEQDEPEGYEKRGVGLDFAILDSTFLLSQVFPTLFMGMIVQFTKSVTAYMASSAIFGIIAIYLANQIIFDQKDLNS; this is translated from the exons ATGTCTGGATGGAGGTCTCAATGGCATCTCGTCCTGCTGAACTCCCTGACCTGCGGCCTGGAGATTTGCGTGGCAGCTGGGATCACGTACGTTCCCCCCCTGTTGCTGGAGGCTGGGGTAGAGGAACAGTACATGACTATGGTACTAG GTATCGGCCCAGTGTTAGGTCTCATCTTCATCCCTCTGATTGGCTCAGCCAGTGACCATTGCAACAGCAGCTACGGCCGCCGCCGGCCCTTCATCTGGCTGCTGTCCCTGGGAGTCCTCTTAGCCCTCCTCATCATCCCCCATGCCGACCTGCTGGCTGCCTACTTCTCCTGGGGCGGATGCGCCCTGCAGGTGGCCTTCCTCATCCTCGGTGTGGGCCTGCTCGACTTCTGTGGCCAGGTGTGCTTCACGCCGCTGGAGGCGCTCCTGTCTGACCTGTACCGCAATGAGGAGGACTGCAACCAGGCCTTTGCCATGTTCTCCTTTATGGTCAGCCTGGGAGGCTGTGTGGGCTACCTGCTGCCTGCGCTGGACTGGAGCCGGGGCCTGCTGTCAGTCTACCTGGGTGGCCAGGCAGAGTGCCTCTTCTTCATGCTCATCCTCATCTTCGTGACCAGCGTGCTGATCACCATGAGGGTGTCGGAGGAGCCGCCGTGCACCGCGGCCCTGGAGCCTGGTCCTCTCTTGGAGGCAGGTCGCTGTGGTGTGCCGCGCTCCTGCTGCTACCTGCCCAAGTCGGTTCCGCTACTGTGTCTGCTGAGGACGTGCTGGTCCATGACTCCGGCCATCTACCGCAGCTACTGCCACGTGCCCCGGGTGATGAGGCAGCTGTGCATGGCCCAGCTCTGCAGCTGGATGGCCGTCATGTCCTTCATGCTCTTTTACACAGACTTTATGGGGGAGGGGCTGTACGAAGGCATGCCCAGCGCCGCCCCGGGGACTGCTTCCAGGCAACGTTACGAGGATG GCATCCGTATGGGCAGCCTGGGCCTGTTCTTTCAGTGTGCTACTTCAACCGTCTTCTCCCTGCTCATGAGCCGACTGGTTTGCCATTTTGGCTCGCGCCGGGTCTACCTGAGCAGCATGGTGAGCTTCACCATCTCTGCCCTGGTCATATGTATGTCCAAGAGCGTGGTCCTGGTCAGCCTGATGTCAGCTCTGACAGGCTTTGCCTATGCCACGCTGCAGACGCTGCCCTACACCCTCACATGTCACTACCACAAGGAAATGGAG GTTTACATGCCAAATAAGAAAACCAAAAACATGCTTAAGAACGGGATTGCGGTCAAGCGTGACTCGATCACTCATTTGACAGCCATGGACGAGGAGGGGGGGCTGACCCACAAACTGGGGGACACCAACGGGCATGCCATCTTCAGCCAGGAAGACTCAGACTACTACCTCCCTCCCCACGGCCAGAATGGATCGTCCCTCAGTGCCACGGCCCCCGAGCAGGATGAACCGGAGGGCTACGAGAAGCGCGGTGTAGGGTTGGACTTTGCCATCCTGGACAgcaccttcctcctctctcaggtCTTTCCCACTCTTTTCATGGGCATGATTGTTCAGTTCACAAAGTCCGTCACTGCCTATATGGCCTCCTCCGCCATCTTCGGCATCATCGCCATTTATCTGGCCAACCAGATCATCTTTGACCAAAAGGACCTCAATAGCTGA
- the LOC109867267 gene encoding fibroblast growth factor 6-like, protein MSYEASTHWTLTAIVLLGYLVGIVSSYPIPSRTNATLLEKRWETLFSRSILGISGERSDLNWESDYLLGIKRVRRLYCNVGIGFHLQVLPDGRINGVHNENQYSLLEISTVERGVVSLYGVRSELFVAMNGRGRLYGTTVFHDECKFRESMLPNNYNAYESSVYRGSYIALSKHGRLKRGKKATTAMTVTHFLPRI, encoded by the exons ATGTCCTACGAGGCCAGCACGCACTGGACGTTGACTGCGATTGTTCTCTTGGGGTACCTAGTCGGGATTGTGTCATCATATCCTATTCCAAGCAGGACAAATGCAACTTTATTGGAGAAAAGATGGGAGACCCTCTTCTCCCGCTCCATTCTGGGCATCTCGGGGGAGAGATCGGACCTGAACTGGGAGAGTGACTATTTGCTAGGTATCAAAAGAGTGCGGAGGCTCTACTGCAACGTGGGCATCGGGTTTCACCTCCAGGTCCTCCCAGACGGCAGGATAAATGGTGTACATAATGAAAACCAGTACA GTCTATTAGAGATCTCAACGGTAGAGCGAGGAGTGGTTAGCTTGTATGGTGTGAGAAGTGAGCTGTTTGTCGCAATGAATGGCCGAGGAAGGTTATACGGAACG ACAGTCTTCCATGATGAGTGCAAGTTCAGAGAGAGCATGCTTCCAAACAACTACAACGCCTATGAGTCTTCTGTTTACAGAGGCTCCTACATTGCTCTCAGCAAGCATGGCCGTCTGAAGAGAGGCAAAAAGGCCACCACTGCCATGACTGTGACACACTTCCTCCCCCGAATATGA